The Lampris incognitus isolate fLamInc1 chromosome 7, fLamInc1.hap2, whole genome shotgun sequence genome window below encodes:
- the LOC130115974 gene encoding gastrula zinc finger protein XlCGF57.1-like — translation MHTGEKHFSCSVCGKAFSKRGHMKKHMRMHTGEKPCSCSFCGKAFSKRGYMKKHMRMHTGEKPFSCPVCGKEFSYKHIMQTHMRIHTGEKPFSCSVCGKGFSEIGSMQRHMIIHSADKPFSCSVCGKGFSQRGNMQSHMRIHTGEKPFSCSVCGKGFSQRGNMQRHMIVHTGDKPFSCPVCGIGFSQRGQMQSHMRVHTGEKPFNCSVCGKGFSQRGQMQTHMRTHTGEKPYSCSVCGKGFSERGSMQRHMILHTGEKPFSCPVCGKGFSQRGHMQTHMRVHMGEKPFSCSVCGKGFSQRGRMQRHMKIHTGEKPFSCSVCGKGFSEKGNMQRHMIIHTGDKPFSCPVCGKGFSQRGHMQSHMRIHTGDKPFSCSVCGKGFPERGNMRSHMRVHMGDKP, via the coding sequence atgcatacaggagagaaacattTCAGTTGCTCAGTGTGTGGTAAAGCGTTTTCTAAAAGAGGACATATGAAGAAACATATGAGAatgcatacaggagagaaaccttgcAGTTGCTCATTCTGTGGTAAAGCGTTTTCTAAAAGAGGATATATGAAGAAACATATGAGAatgcatacaggagagaaacccttcAGTTGCCCAGTCTGCGGTAAAGAGTTTTCTTATAAACATATTATGCAaacacacatgagaatacatacaggggagaaacctttcagttgctcagtgtgtggtaaagggttttctgaaaTAGGAAGTATGCAGAGACACATGATAATACATTCAGCAGATaaacctttcagttgctcagtctgtggtaaaggattttctcaaagaggaaatatgcagtcacacatgagaatacatacaggagagaaacccttcagttgctcagtctgtggtaaaggattTTCTCAAAGAGGAAATATGCAGAGACACATGATAGTACATACGGGAGATAAACCTTTCAGTTGCCCAGTCTGTGGTATAGGGTTTTCGCAAAGAGGACAGATGCAGTCACACATGAGagtacatacaggagagaaacccttcAATTGCTCAGTCTGCGGTAAAGGGTTTTCGCAAAGAGGAcagatgcagacacacatgagaacgcatacaggagagaaaccctacagttgctcagtgtgtggtaaagggttttctgaaaGAGGAAGTATGCAGAGACACATGATACTACATACgggagagaaacctttcagttgCCCAGTGTGTGGTAAAGGATTTTCGCAAAGAGgacatatgcagacacacatgagagTACATATGGGAGAGAAAccctttagttgctcagtctgcggtaaagggttttctcaaagaggacgtatgcagagacacatgaaaatacatacaggagaaaaacccttcagttgctcagtGTGTGGTAAAGGATTTTCTGAAAAAGGAAACATGCAGAGACACATGATAATACATACAGGCGATAAACCTTTCAGTtgcccagtctgtggtaaaggattTTCCCAAAGAGGACATATGCagtcacacatgagaatacatacaggagacaaacccttcagttgctcagtctgtggtaaagggtttccTGAAAGAGGAAACATGCGGTCACACATGAGAGTACATATGGGAGATAAACCTTAA